The Lepus europaeus isolate LE1 chromosome 5, mLepTim1.pri, whole genome shotgun sequence genome includes the window GTCCCTCCAGAGATGCACGGCACCCCGAGCGCTGCCCACCGAAGGAGGCTCCACCAACTCCCCACTGAGCTAAGTACGACTCTACATTGTTAAAGCACTCCAACAAAGTCTGATGTAGACCATGTCCTGTGCTGATTGTAGCTACCAGGCCATGTATAGCATGGAGCCCATCGTGCCACTCTGTGCTCCTGTCTCGTTTGATGTGTGTGTCAGATCCCTCCTCCTGGGCACTAGGATGTGGAAGCATCATAGCGGGAACACGCAATCCACTGTGTCAGAGTGAGTGGGAAAAGGAAAGATCCAGCAGGGGGAGCTTTGGTCAAGGATGAGCTGTCTGGGAGTCAGAGGCCCTTTAGAACTGACACAGCTCCATGCTGTGCCAAGGGAACTTCAAGGACTAAAAGGAGTCCAGTAGATGGACATGACggacatttcttttattttttaattttggagatttatttatttatttgaaagtcagagttacacacagagaaaacagaggcagagacacagagagagagagggagagagagagagaggtcttccatccgctggttcactccccaaatggctgcaatggccagagctgtgccgatccaaagccaggagccaggagcttcccccaggtctcccacgaggacaCACATTTCTGGGGAGCCACGTCCTTGGGTTCTCCCAACCTTTTGATCAGCCACCTGTGCTTGAAAGGGAACAGATGGTGGGTTCAGAagactttttgctttgtttcatctGAGTCCTGCCTTCTCATCTCACTGCAGGGCGTCCCGAAGGTGAGCCCTTCTCTGCTGTGTCTGTGTCACTTCATTTTGAGAGGCCACGTTCTTGGGTTCAActggctctgtgtctgtgtcattCATTTTCCCATAGTGTCAATGAGATAGTTTGAGAAGAGAGcacttctaatttttctttcatttaaatataGCCAGTTTGAATAGAATGCAAAGAACGTTGTCCCATGTGCTGTGGCATGGGCGGTTAAGccccacctgtgatgttggcatcccctgtgggccccggttcaagtcccagctattccacttctgatccagctccctgctaatgtacatgggaaagcagcagaggatcgctaaagtacttgggcctctgccactcagagGGATGCGAGCTGgacacagctcctggctcctggccttggcctggcccagccctagccactgggGCCATGTTGGGGGTGACCTGGAGGGAAGGAACCCTGGGGCAGGGTTGGAAGGCGTGGACCTTGGGCAGATTCTGGGAATTCCATTCCTCTGGGGAATATGGACCCCTCCTGCTCGTGGACAAGGCGGGGGAGCCAGGTCGAATAGGACCCCTGCTGCACACAGAGGTCACAGGTGAGGGGACAGGGAGAAGGAAGTAGTGTCCAGGAGACcagccctgctgggccacaggtTCCCAGCCCGGGGGCCCCTCTGCTGAAAGGGGGAGTTTTGTTGCAAATAAAATCGCTTTCACCTTTGTACTCTCTTTTCTACttttctctattatttatttttttaagatatatatgaaagtcagagttacacagagagaggagaggcagagtgagagagagagagaggtctttatccgctggttcactccccaattggccacaaggataggagctgcgccaatctgaagccaggagctaagagcttcttctgggtctcccatgcaggtgcagaggttcaaggacttgggcgatcctccaccgctttcccaggccatagcagagtgctggaacgaaagtggagcagccaggactcgaaacggtGCCCATGTGGTATGTGGGGCCTTCAGGCTGggattttaacccactgtgcctcagcaccagcaAGAATAGTTTTGAAGGTATAGTATTATTGGCTTTTTGTAAGTCTGGTAAGGGCAGAGCTACCCCGGTGGACCCAAGTGGTTCCACCTAGTAGCCTAGTAGCCCAAagtggtacatttttttttttttttatttttggataggcagagtagacagtgagagagagagagacagagagaaaggtcttcctttgccgttggttcaccctccaatggccgctgcggccggcataccgtgCTGATCGAAAGCccggagccagttgcttctcctggtctcccatgcgggagcagggcccaacgacttgggccatcctccattacactcccgggccacagcagagagctggcctgcaaggggggcaaccgggacagaatccagagccccaaccgggactagaaccctcgcCTGCCTCCCTGTGGGGGCCCTGATGGAGACCCCTTGCTTGTCGACCTTAATGACTGCCTTGGATGGACCTGAAGCGCTGCTTACCCAGAAGGTTTCTCCCAGGTGAGGATGACCCGGGCAGCCTGGTAAGGAGCGCCCCTCGCATCCAGCTAAGGGATGGGTCAGGGGAGTGGAGGGCCATGAAGGGGACCAGGGGCCTCTGATGGTGCCAGTGAGGAAGCTCAGCGGGGCCTTGACAACACTGCCCAGTCTAGGAGGTGATCTTTGTCTGTGCAGGATTTCCTGTGACAGCTGCAGCGACAGCTGGCGTTTACctgcctgctctcccaggtcCTTCCAGGTGCTCGTAGAAGTGGGGTCCCAGCCAGGTAAcaaggggacagggcaggggaaaGGGCGGAAGGCGGGCAAGGAGGCAGCTGGGCAGGACGTGAGGTAGCTCTCTGCTGGGCAGTTCACTCTTGGTCTAAGTTCTGAGACTCCTCCCCGTTGTGTCCACAGGGGGTGGAAGCTGCGAGTGCTGGACTTCCGGGATGTCCATCATGTTCTAGAGTGTATGGTGCGCAGGCGTGGTCTGTTCCTGCTCAGCAAAGGCCAAGAGTCAGAGGGAAGCGGTGCAGGAGGGGCCGAGGACAAGGGCTCGGCAGCCCTTGAAGGTGGTTCTAGACCTGGGCTTCGAGGGTAAAACCCTGGAcagacccctcccctgcctgtctgtgtgggtgcagcagAGGATTGGTTTCCTGCGTGTGGTCTGGAAAGGGTGAAGATTTGAACAGTGCCCATCGGAAGGATCTGGAAGGTCCTGGGCATGGTGGAGCTGGGCTCTGTCTAGGAGGGGCAGGTGCATTGCCCTGGGAACGGTCCCCTCTGGCCAGGTTTGCTCCTTCCCTGGGCCAATGAGAAGCCTTCATACACCGCTTCTCTCCCACATCTgcgtctctgcctcctcttccccaAAGAGagggaaatcattttttttatatttaaaacataaatttcaaagattttatttattttatttgagaggtagagttcagaCAGGgcgagggagagacatagagaaaggtctttgtctgctggttcaaactcaaatggctgtaatggccagagctgcactgatccgaagccaggagccaggatcttcttcccagtctcccatgcaggtacaggggcccaatgccTTAAACTATCttcttctttcctaggccatagcagagagctggattggaagaggagcagcctggactagaaccagtgcccatgtaggatgccagtgctgcaggcagaggattaacctgcaccatggcgccggccccagaaggaAAATCTTGTGGCTGAATTCAGCTCTCAGTTCCACAAGCTAGACCGCCTTCGAGAGCTGTACATGGACTCTGTCCCCTTCCTCGAAGGCCACCTGGCTCAGGTGCTCAGGTAAGGAGAGCCGGTGAGGTCCTTATGAGGACTGTACTAAAGGCTTCCAGGACCACAGGCAATGCCTTGGGTATCTCCTGCCTGCCTGTTGCTGGTGGTGTTACCATGGCATGAACACCAGAACCTAACAGGAGATCTTGTTCAGCGCTCAGTTGTAAAGTGAGGTCTCCCAGAAACACTCAGGCTAAGGTGGGGTGGACGATGCAGAAGGAGATGCCGTGCtggggagccgggagcctctGATCTGGTGAGGGTGGGCTTGTGAAGTCTTCACTAGGAAATGCATTCCGGTTAAGGcgctggcaggtgcagagggcatTGACGGAGGGACGCATCAAACGGGATTCAAAATACTCACGACCTGTGTGAGAGGACGGAGCCTGTGGCTGTCTCCCACACCCCAGTGGGGCAATTAACGTGTGGGACATGAATGGTTCTGGAGAGAAGGACTGTGCAGTGTGGCTGAGGGTTTGTGACCCATGGATGGAGTGAGCCCTTCCGGCTGGTCACCCCAGCTGATGCCGCTCCATGCTGCTTGGGTTTATCTTTGATTCCTTGGCCCACTAGCCAGGTCTCACCCAAAGCGGTGGTGCTCTGCTCAGCCGGGTAGGAGAGGGAGCTTTCGAGAGTTTACGAAGCTGACCTTTCTCCATCACACAACCTAAAGGGGGCTGACCTGCAGGACCAGCATTCTGGGTGTCGGCGTGCTTGGATGTCAGAGGGGTCTTGGGCTTTGGGGCCGGGACAGAGGAGCTGTCTCCCACCATGACACCATCCCCCAGGACCACCTGTCCCAGAGCTAACACTTACCTGTCTTCAGGTGCCTGAGCGCCCCCTGGAGGCTCTGTCCATAATCAACCGTGTGCTCTCAGTAGCAGATCTCATGAATTTGCCCCAGTGCCCGACATCTATGAGCTGAGACACCTGTACCTGAGCTTCGTCCCGCTGACCAGCCTCCGTCCCGAGCCCCTCCGAGTGCTGCTGGAGTACGTAGCGGCCGCCCTGAAGACCCTGGACTTCCTGGACTGTGAGATCACTGACTCCCAGCTCGatgccctcctgcctgccctgagcCGCTGCTCCCAGCTCACCAAGCTCGGCTGCCTGGGGGATGACCTCTCCATGGCTGGGCtggagaacctgctgtgccacaccgcACAGTTGGACACGTTGCCCCCGGAGCTTCATCCGTCCCTCCAGAGATCCACGGCACCCCGAGCGCTGCCCACCAATGGAGGCTCCACTAACTCCCCACTGGGCTAAGTACGACTCTACATTGTTAAAGCACTCCAACAATGTCTGATGTAGACCATGCCCTGTGCTGATTGTAGCTACCAGGCCACGTATAGCATGGAGCCCATCAGCGCTACTCTGTGCTCCTGTCTTGTTTGATGTGTGTGTCAGATCCCTCCTCCTGGGCACCTGGATGTGGGCGCATCATAGCGGGAACACGCAATCCACTGTGTCAGAGTAAGCGGGAAAAGGAAAGATCCAGCAGGGGGAGCTGTGGACAAGGATGAGCTGTCTGGGAGTCCAGGCCCTCTAGAACTGGACATAGGGATCCGAGTCTGCAGAGAGGGGTTGGGAGGGAGTTATGCTGGGTGCTTGGTTATAAAGAAGCTGCAGAAGTAAAGGGAATCTCGGCGTGACCCTTACGTCCATTGTCGATACACCTGGTTGCTCTGTGTCAGCCTCAGAAATTGCTAGTGGCTGAGGGAAAAGCGGGACTGAGGTGTCTCATCCGTGAGGCTCGGCCCCCGGAGCTCTGGGGGACAACATACAATGGGGCCGCTGTGACCATTCCTCCCATTCTGCACTTGTCTCTGGGCTTATTTCTGTGCTGTCGAGTGAGTTAACACCATAGGACTGAGGCCGCTGCTGAGGCTtagtgggtgcctgttcaagtcccagctgttccacttctgatccagctccctgctaatgtccatgggaaagcagcagaggattgcccaagtacttgggcccctgccactcagagtGATGCGAGCTGgacacagctcctggctcctggccttggcctggcccagccctagccactggggccatctagGGGTGACCTGGAGGGAAGGAACCCTGGGGCAGGGTTGGAAGGCGTGGACCTTGGGTGAATTCTGGGAATTCCATTCCTCTGGGGAATATGGACCCCTCCCGCTCGTGGACAAGGCGGGGGAGCCAGGTCGAATAGGACCCCTGCTGCACACAGAGGTCACAGGTGAGGGGACAGGGAGAAGGAAGTAGTGTCCAGGAGACcagccctgctgggccacaggtTCCCAGCCCGGGGGCCCCTCTGATGAAAGGGGAAGTTTTGTTGCAAATAAACTCGCTTTCACCTTTGTACCCTCTCTTctacttttctcttttatttatatttttaagatatatgtgaaagtcagagttacacagagagaggtgagacagagagagagagagagagagagagagagatagagagaggtcttcatccgctggttcactccccaatctgccacaagggcaggagctgcgccaatctgaagccaggagctaggagcttctttggggtctcctatgcaggtgaaTAGgtaaacacctgggccatcttccactgctttcccaggccatagcagagagctggattggaagtggagcagccaggactcgaactggtgcccatatgggattctggcgcttcagACTGggattttaacccactgtgccacagcgccggcaagaATAGTTTTGAAGGTATAGTATTGTTGGCTTTTGTAAGTCTGTGAGGACAGAGTTACCCGGAAGACCCAAGTGGGTGCAGCCTAGTGTAGCCTGAAATGGTGCATTTGCCTACCTATAAGGGATGTGCGTGGGAATCCACATCCCTGGGTGTTTCTCACCACTCTTCTAAATGCTCTGTGATATTAATGTATGGCTTTCTAGCTTCTCATTAAAATTTTGAGAAGACAACAACGGACACCCAACTTAGGGACAACTGTGTAAAGTTCCCTGGCCGTGTCACTGGTTGGAACGGAGAATGTAGACTCTGTTGGGCCACGTGGCACCCTCATTCCCTTTGCTCAAGGGCCTTGAGTGGTGATCAGAAATTTTTCTCCAAGAGTGGGGATTCGCTTTCAGGTATTGGGACTGGGAGTCCGTGGAGCAGTCATTGCAAATGGAGGGGCAGTGGCCACCACGCTCGTGCTGGGGCTAAGTGGGAGAGACATGACTTTGGGTCACCAAGCTGAGATTGGAATGGGCATGGACTAGGACTCCTCCCCACCGCTGGCAGAGGGGCAGTGACGGGCTCCCTGTGGGCTCCGAGTCGGGAGAACGTGGGGAGCTGGCACGGCCTGAGGACGACGCTCCCAGCTGTGTTCTCCTCGGTAGAGTTTTCCCTGCAGATTCCTGGGGAGCATCGGTCCCCATGCAGACCCTGGAACTGGCAGAGCAGAGTGGAACAGAGCGGAACAGAGCCTGCTGAAGGCTGCggagctgctgctcctggggccctCGCTGGGAGATACACTGAGATCATAAAGCTGtggtccaggcctggcccctggcctgccTCCCTGTGGGGGCCCTGATGGAGACCCCTTGCTTGTCGACCTTAATGACTGCCTTGGATGGACCTGAAGCGCTGCTTACCCAGAAGGTTTCTCCCGGGTGAGGATGACCCGGGCAGCCTGGTAAGGAGCGCCCCTCGCATCCAGCTAAGGGATGGGTCAGGGGAGTGGAGGGCCGTGATGTGAGCCAGGGGCCTCTGATGGTGCCAGTGAGGAAGCTCAGCGGGGCCTTGACAACACTGCCCAGTCTAGGAGGTGGTCTTTGGCTGTGCAGGATTTCCTGTGACCGCTGCAGCGACAGCTGGCGTTTACctgcctgctctcccaggtcCTTCCAGGTGCTCGTAGAAGTGGGGTCCCAGCAGGTAAcaaggggacagggcaggggaaggggtgGAAGGCGGGCAAGGATGTGCAGGACGTGACGTCAGCTCTCCGCTGGGCAGTTCACTTGGTCTAAGTTCTGAGACTCCTCCCTGTTGTGTCCACAGTGGGTAGAAGCTGCGAGTGCTGGACTTCCGGGATGTCCATCATGTTCTAGAACATATGGTGCGCAGGCGTGGTCTGTTCCTGCTCAGCAAAGGCCAAGAGTCAGAGAGAAGCGGTGCAGGATGGGCCAAGGACAAGGGCTCGGCAGCCCTTGAAGGTGGTTCTAGACCTGGTCTTCGAGGGTAAAACCCTGGACAGACTCCTCCCCTGCCTGTCTGTGTGGTGCAGCAGAGGATTGGTTTCCTGTGCATGGTCTGGAAGAGGCTGAAGATTTGAACAGTGCCCATCGGAAGGATCTGGAAGGTCCTGGGCATGGTGGAGCTGGGCTCTGTCTAGGAGGGGCAGGTGCATTGCCCTGGGAACGGTCCCCTCTGGCCAGGTTTGCTCCTTCCCTGGGCCAATGAGAAGCCTTCATACACCGCTTCTCTCCCACATCTgcgtctctgcctcttcttccctgaagaagaaggaaaatcattttttaaaatatttaaaacataatttttaaagattttatttactttatttgagaggtgagttacagacagggagagggagagacatagagaaaggtcttccgtcctctggctcattccccaaatagctgcattggccagagctgcactgatccgtagtaaggagccaggagcttctttctggtctcccatgcaggaacaGGGGCCCAATGCCTTgcactatcttctgctttcccaggccacagcaaagaattGGATTGGATgaggaacagccaggagtagaaccagtgcccatttggatgCCGGCACAGACagcagatgattaacctactgtgccgtgTCACCCGCCCAGGTAGGAAAATCTTGTGGCCGAATTCACCTCTCAGTTCCACACGCTGCACCACCTTCAAGAGCTGTACATGGACTCTGTCCCCTTCCTCGAAGGCCACCTGGCTCAGGTGCTCAGGTAAGGAGAGCCGGTGAGGTCCTTATGAGGACTGTACTAAAGGCTTCCAGGACCACAGGCAATGCCTTGGGTATCTCCTGCCTGCCTGTTGCTGGTGGTGTTACCATGGCATGAACACCAGAACCTTAACAGGAGATCTTGTTCAGTGCTCAGTCGTAAAGTGAGGTCTCCCAGAAACACTCAGGCTAAAGTGGGGTGGACGATGCAGAAGGAGATGCTGTGTtggggagccgggagcctctGATCTGGTGAGGGTGGGCTTGTGAAGTCTTCACTAGGCAATGCATTCAGGTTAAGGCGCTGGCAGGTGAAGAGGGCATTGAGGGAGGGACCGCATCAAACGCGATTCAACATACTCACGACCTGTGTGAGAGGACGGAGCCTGTGGCTGGCTCCCGCACCCAGTGGGGCAATTAACGTGTGGGACATGAATGGTTCTGGAGAGAATGACTGTGGAATTCGGCGATAGTTTTGTGAATCATGGTTGGAGTGAGCCCTTCCGGCTGGTCACCCCAGCTGATGCCGCTCCATGCTGCTTGGGTTTATCTTTGATTCCTTGGCCCACTAGCCAGGTCTCACCCAAAGCGGTGGTGCTCTGCTCAGCCGGGTAGGAGAGGGAGCTTTCGAGAGTTTACGAAGCTGACCTTTCTCCATCACACAACCTAAAGGGGGCTGACCTGCAGGACCAGCATTCTGGGTGTCGGCGTGCTTGGATGTCAGAGGGGTCTTGGGCTTTGGGGCCAGGACCAGAGAGCTCTCTACCACCCTGACACTATCCCCAGGACCACCTGTCCCAGAACTAACACTTACCTGTCCTCAGGTGCCTGAGCGCCCCCTGGAGGCTCTGTCCATAACCAGCTGCATCCTATCAGAAGCAGATCTCATGAATTTGTCCCTGTGCCCGAACATCTTTGAGCTGAGAC containing:
- the LOC133761204 gene encoding PRAME family member 12-like → MPSVVQAWPLACLPVGALMETPCLSTLMTALDGPEALLTQKVSPGSFQVLVEVGSQQAKSQREAVQDGPRTRARQPLKVVLDLVFEGKTLDRLLPCLSENLVAEFTSQFHTLHHLQELYMDSVPFLEGHLAQVPERPLEALSITSCILSEADLMNLSLCPNIFELRHLYLSRVPLTSLRPESLRVLLENVAATLKTLDLLDCEITDAQLNALLPALSHCSQLAKLSCLGDDLSMAVLENLLRHTTQLDTLPPELYPSLQRCTAP